From Quercus lobata isolate SW786 chromosome 1, ValleyOak3.0 Primary Assembly, whole genome shotgun sequence, one genomic window encodes:
- the LOC115983036 gene encoding lysM domain receptor-like kinase 3, with the protein MCKTKMATQATDPSPKSNTRTPRTQTQSPRTQRSPAPQPPPQTSFATGSSSTSVPSTSSATSGAYLATSSATSSSKHSAGTGISEFRDSLPENPHIYSFSELCSATNNFLSKTYTSTSSTRSWRCTLRAKSVIVFQRKFRRKIETPQLRQRLSVICRSHHMSIIKLLGASISGDHIYLVYDFVEGANLANCLRNPKNPNFTVLNTWISRMQIATDLAHGLDYIHNNTGLNFCTLVHNHIKSSSIIVTEPSFNAKLCHFGTAQLCGEIDEDENNKDKSKKAKEFSEIQEVSEEEESLKTLPSPKLKRSNSQKMQFQGVRGYMPPEFQATGIATQKCDVYAFGVVILELLCGEEPLKYKYDKSTGDFVRTSVIDTARAVIDDEGDGGGGREGRLRKWVDRRLNDSFPIDVAEKIVRLALDCVHVEADKRPNMGRVTGKISRLYLESRIWSDNVRMPTGISVSLAPR; encoded by the coding sequence ATGTGCAAAACCAAAATGGCAACACAAGCCACCGATCCCTCTCCCAAATCAAACACTCGTACCCCACGAACCCAAACTCAATCTCCTAGAACCCAACGCTCACCGGCACCACAACCACCGCCACAAACCTCCTTCGCCACCGGTTCCTCCTCCACCTCTGTACCTTCAACCTCCAGCGCAACCAGCGGTGCCTACCTCGCCACCAGCTCCGCCACCTCAAGCTCCAAACATTCCGCCGGAACAGGAATCTCCGAATTCCGTGACTCGCTCCCCGAGAATCCCCACATCTACTCCTTCTCCGAGCTCTGCTCCGCCACCAACAACTTCCTCTCCAAGACCTACACCTCCACCTCCTCCACCCGCTCCTGGCGCTGCACTCTCCGGGCCAAGAGCGTCATCGTTTTCCAGCGCAAGTTCCGCCGCAAAATCGAGACCCCGCAGCTCAGGCAGCGACTCTCCGTCATCTGCCGGAGCCACCACATGAGCATCATCAAACTCCTCGGCGCTTCCATCTCCGGCGACCACATTTACCTCGTGTACGACTTCGTCGAAGGCGCTAACCTCGCCAACTGCTTGCGGAATCCCAAAAACCCGAACTTCACGGTGCTCAACACGTGGATTTCCAGAATGCAGATCGCTACAGATTTAGCTCACGGCCTCGATTACATTCACAACAACACGGGTCTCAACTTTTGTACCTTAGTCCACAACCACATCAAAAGCAGTAGCATCATAGTCACCGAGCCTTCCTTCAATGCCAAGCTCTGCCACTTCGGTACCGCCCAGCTCTGCGGCGAAATCGACGAGGACGAAAACAACAAGGACAAGAGTAAAAAAGCCAAGGAATTTTCGGAAATCCAAGAGGTTTCGGAGGAGGAGGAGAGTTTAAAAACGTTGCCATCTCCGAAATTGAAGAGGTCAAACAGTCAAAAAATGCAATTCCAAGGTGTCAGAGGCTACATGCCGCCGGAATTTCAAGCGACCGGAATCGCAACGCAGAAGTGCGACGTGTACGCATTTGGGGTTGTGATTTTGGAGCTTCTGTGCGGAGAAGAGCCATTGAAGTACAAATACGACAAGTCCACCGGCGATTTTGTTAGAACTTCGGTGATAGACACAGCGAGAGCAGTAATCGACGACGAAGGCGACGGCGGCGGTGGAAGAGAAGGGAGGCTGAGGAAATGGGTGGATCGGAGACTGAACGACTCGTTTCCAATAGATGTGGCAGAGAAGATAGTAAGACTAGCACTTGATTGTGTACACGTGGAGGCAGATAAGAGGCCCAACATGGGTCGCGTTACCGGGAAGATATCAAGGCTATATCTGGAGTCAAGAATTTGGTCAGATAATGTTAGAATGCCTACTGGTATTTCTGTCTCATTGGCTCCTAGATGA
- the LOC115983020 gene encoding uncharacterized protein LOC115983020, whose translation MNITSKDSLITSDEIANMFTSKFSEVDLSLFAASEQEAIGVEHFLVEPKCNQNLLGGTFDFEAFHSQKFFDVEDFSGAIEYDEIKADFNAVHSNLTREAQEETPELLEEMLQVAGDEVLDGKTRLPTCEEFILDAKPADEVTILGHGSCKVSCVGNVGLGRYSPDFHERDSAAEISNMSSASVPALESTYNQNSPVLDEMTVQELHEAFKSMFGRETSVTDKQWLKCHLLFGLQNQVQLDNGLNLIKRDTTSYKIGGKTVCFSSCDSSGSATGSINSVLVDKTMAVGWHVERKRFAGLDTLKTSSEDSKIDLCSLDGGDEALVTQKRLRKPPKRYIEESMEDKSRYCKRKNGDCEVVYKESREKLLSVRSHKRLYPKGFGAAPMVCQDKSFKGSCIQVPFGLPVEEGHTETDSSSWNSEDFKDDRLSSPNEEVDTEPHSARSQDEICGDGFITRSSTQKVSSHRKHHISWTSSEVMKLIEGVTRCGVGRWAEIKRLMFSSSSRRTPVDLKDKWRNLLRASYAQLQCKRKVKQGQKQVSNQVPESVLWRVRELSTTYPYQRERKFKVSCTDSSNFSASTNNILVPLST comes from the exons ATGAATATCACATCCAAGGACTCTTTAATAACTTCTGATGAGATTGCAAATATGTTCACTTCTAAGTTTTCGGAG GTTGACCTATCCCTTTTTGCTGCCTCAGAACAAGAAGCTATAGGAGTGGAACATTTTTTAGTAGAACCTAAATGTAACCAAAACTTACTTGGTGGTACTTTTGATTTTGAAGCATTCCATTCACAGAAATTCTTTGATGTTGAAGATTTTTCAGGCGCAATTGAATATGATGAGATAAAAGCTGATTTca ATGCAGTGCATTCTAATCTTACTCGGGAGGCACAGGAGGAAACGCCAGAG CTTCTTGAAGAAATGTTGCAAGTAGCTGGTGATGAGGTTCTTGATGGAAAAACTAGGCTTCCAACATGTGAAGAATTTATTTTGG aTGCCAAACCTGCTGATGAAGTCACCATTTTGGGTCATGGTTCATGCAAAGTATCCTGTGTGGGAAACGTGGGTTTAGGAAGGTACTCCCCAGATTTCCATGAAAGAGACTCTGCTGCCGAGATATCAAACATGTCTTCTGCAAGTGTTCCAGCACTTGAATCTACATATAACCAAAATTCTCCTGTGCTAGACGAAATGACAGTCCAAGAACTGCATGAGGCCTTTAAAAGCATGTTTGGACGTGAAACTTCAGTAACAGACAAGCAGTGGCTGAAGTGCCACCTTTTATTTGGCTTGCAGAACCAAGTTCAGTTAGACAATGGCTTGAACCTCATCAAACGTGATACAACTTCCTATAAAATTGGAGGCAAAACTGTGTGCTTTTCTAGTTGTGACTCATCTGGTAGTGCCACTGGTTCTATCAATAGTGTTTTAGTTGATAAAACTATGGCAGTAGGTTGGCATGTGGAAAGGAAGAGGTTTGCTGGCCTCGATACCTTGAAGACCTCTTCTGAGGATAGCAAAATTGACTTATGTTCCCttgatggaggagatgaagcaCTTGTCACACAAAAGAGACTGCGAAAGCCTCCCAAAAGATACATTGAAGAATCAATGGAGGATAAATCGAGATATTGTAAGAGAAAAAATGGAGACTGTGAAGTAGTCTATAAAGAATCCAGGGAGAAACTTTTGTCTGTTAGATCTCACAAGCGTTTGTACCCAAAGGGATTTGGAGCTGCACCAATGGTTTGCCAAGACAAATCTTTCAAAGGAAGTTGCATTCAGGTTCCCTTTGGTCTTCCAGTAGAGGAGGGGCACACAGAGACAGATTCATCATCTTGG AACTCTGAGGATTTTAAGGATGATAGACTTTCATCTCCAAACGAGGAAGTTGATACAGAGCCTCATTCAGCTAGGTCACAAGATGAAATTTGTGGAGATGGGTTTATTACAAGGAGTAGTACTCAAAAAGTCAGCAGTCATAGAAAGCATCATATATCATGGACTTCTTCAGAAGTGATGAAGTTAATTGAAGGTGTAACTAGGTGTGGAGTTGGAAGATGGGCTGAAATAAAGAGGCTAATGTTTTCATCATCTTCACGTCGAACACCGGTAGATCTCAAG GACAAATGGAGAAATCTGTTGCGGGCTAGCTATGCTCAGTTGCAGTGCAAGAGAAAG GTCAAGCAAGGACAGAAGCAAGTATCAAATCAAGTACCAGAGTCTGTTCTGTGGCGTGTCAGAGAGTTGTCCACTACCTATCCATATCAAAGGGAAAGGAAGTTTAAGGTCTCATGCACTGATTCCTCAAACTTTTCAGCTTCCACCAACAATATATTGGTACCGTTGTCAACATAg